Proteins from a single region of Nakamurella deserti:
- a CDS encoding ABC transporter substrate-binding protein: MRITKTPVLTALAAGLLLAGCGGATVNNGASTSAPPVSSGTGGGGGDAAAACAPFTLAMNDWVGYTADAAVLTYVAETELGCTVTQTALKEEIAWQGFGNGQVDVIIENWGHPDLVAKYIDEQKVAQNAGPTGNIGTIGWYVPPWMAQKYPDITDWNNLNTYAELFKTSESGEKGQLLDGDPSFVTNDEALVTNLGLNYKVVYAGSEAALITAFDNAEKNKTPMLGYFYAPQWFLSEVPLVKVDLPPYTEGCDADPEKVACDYPEYTLDKIVSTTFANSGSPAADLVKNFTWTNDDQNLVAKYITADKMSPEDAAKTWVEANPDKVAAWLE, from the coding sequence ATGCGCATCACCAAGACCCCCGTGCTCACCGCGTTGGCGGCGGGCCTGCTGCTCGCCGGGTGCGGCGGCGCGACCGTCAACAACGGCGCGTCCACCTCGGCCCCGCCGGTGTCGTCCGGCACCGGCGGTGGTGGCGGTGACGCGGCGGCCGCGTGCGCTCCGTTCACACTGGCGATGAACGACTGGGTCGGCTACACCGCCGACGCGGCGGTGCTCACCTACGTCGCCGAGACCGAGCTGGGCTGCACGGTGACCCAGACCGCCCTCAAGGAGGAGATCGCCTGGCAGGGCTTCGGCAACGGCCAGGTCGACGTCATCATCGAGAACTGGGGCCACCCGGACCTGGTCGCCAAGTACATCGACGAGCAGAAGGTGGCCCAGAACGCCGGTCCCACCGGCAACATCGGGACCATCGGCTGGTACGTGCCGCCGTGGATGGCGCAGAAGTACCCCGACATCACCGACTGGAACAACCTGAACACCTACGCCGAGCTGTTCAAGACCTCGGAGTCGGGCGAGAAGGGCCAGCTGCTGGACGGTGACCCGTCGTTCGTCACCAACGACGAGGCGCTGGTGACCAACCTGGGGTTGAACTACAAAGTGGTCTACGCCGGTTCCGAGGCCGCGCTGATCACCGCGTTCGACAACGCCGAGAAGAACAAGACGCCGATGCTCGGCTACTTCTACGCGCCGCAGTGGTTCCTCTCCGAGGTCCCGTTGGTCAAGGTGGACCTGCCGCCGTACACCGAGGGTTGCGACGCCGACCCGGAGAAGGTCGCCTGCGACTACCCCGAGTACACCCTGGACAAGATCGTGTCCACGACGTTCGCGAACTCCGGATCACCGGCCGCGGACCTGGTGAAGAACTTCACCTGGACCAACGACGACCAGAACCTGGTCGCGAAGTACATCACCGCCGACAAGATGAGCCCCGAGGACGCGGCGAAGACCTGGGTCGAGGCCAACCCGGACAAGGTCGCCGCCTGGCTGGAATGA